From Micromonospora rhizosphaerae, the proteins below share one genomic window:
- a CDS encoding 4Fe-4S dicluster domain-containing protein: MIEANSLYGPLDPAPDAGWTDGQTRMGFFTDTSVCIGCKACEVACKEWNDVPASGFDLLGMSYDNTGALTANSWRHVAFIEQPLPAGHRTPPFAAEPTGETASPASAAAAADTAENTGTAPGLPPGQPAAAARMAAGPEFLGMPGDGPPGRTGSAEGRTDFRWLMMSDVCKHCTHAACLDVCPTGSLFRTEFGTVVVQEDICNGCGYCISACPYGVIDQRKGDGRAWKCTLCYDRLGAGKTPACAQACPTESIQYGRLDELRERAAARVAQLHQRGVPEARLYGHDPTDGVGGDGAFFLLLDEPEVYGLPPDPVVTSRDLPKMWKRAGLAALAMAAAAVAAFVGGSS, translated from the coding sequence ATGATCGAGGCGAACAGCCTGTACGGCCCGCTCGACCCCGCGCCGGACGCCGGCTGGACCGACGGCCAGACCCGGATGGGCTTCTTCACCGACACCAGCGTCTGCATCGGCTGCAAGGCGTGCGAGGTGGCCTGCAAGGAGTGGAACGACGTTCCCGCCTCCGGCTTCGACCTGCTCGGCATGTCGTACGACAACACCGGCGCGCTCACCGCGAACTCCTGGCGGCACGTCGCCTTCATCGAGCAGCCGCTGCCGGCCGGCCATCGGACCCCGCCCTTCGCTGCAGAGCCGACCGGGGAGACGGCCAGCCCGGCCAGCGCGGCCGCCGCCGCCGATACGGCGGAGAACACCGGCACCGCCCCGGGCCTGCCCCCCGGTCAGCCGGCGGCCGCCGCGCGGATGGCCGCGGGGCCGGAATTCCTCGGCATGCCCGGCGACGGACCGCCGGGGCGCACCGGCAGCGCCGAGGGGCGCACCGACTTCCGGTGGCTGATGATGTCCGACGTCTGCAAGCACTGCACCCACGCCGCCTGCCTGGACGTCTGCCCGACCGGGTCGCTGTTCCGCACCGAGTTCGGCACCGTCGTGGTGCAGGAGGACATCTGCAACGGCTGCGGCTACTGCATCTCGGCCTGCCCGTACGGGGTCATCGACCAGCGCAAGGGCGATGGCCGGGCGTGGAAGTGCACGCTCTGCTACGACCGGCTCGGCGCCGGCAAGACCCCGGCCTGCGCGCAGGCCTGCCCCACGGAGTCCATCCAGTACGGCCGACTGGACGAGCTGCGCGAGCGGGCCGCGGCCCGGGTCGCCCAGCTGCACCAGCGCGGCGTGCCGGAGGCCCGCCTCTACGGCCACGACCCCACCGACGGCGTCGGCGGGGACGGCGCGTTCTTCCTGCTGCTCGACGAGCCGGAGGTGTACGGCCTGCCGCCGGACCCGGTGGTCACCAGCCGGGACCTGCCGAAGATGTGGAAGCGGGCCGGACTGGCCGCACTGGCCATGGCGGCGGCGGCCGTCGCCGCGTTCGTCGGAGGTTCATCGTGA
- a CDS encoding TIGR04282 family arsenosugar biosynthesis glycosyltransferase — translation MLLVVAKAPAPGQVKTRLCPPATADQAAEIAAAALLDTLDAVAATPGVTPVLAVGGDLGRAARRADLLRALRGWPILDQRGATFADRLVAAHADVADRFPGSPVLQIGMDTPQLRAPMLDRAVRRLAGTGLAVLGPAADGGWWALGLRDPRQAEALLGVPMSRGDTGLRTRRALRASGLRVASLPMLSDVDTMADAVAVAAIAPHGRFAAAVAAVTVPLADPRGQNLALLARGGETAAPRP, via the coding sequence GTGTTGCTGGTGGTGGCGAAGGCGCCGGCGCCCGGGCAGGTCAAGACCCGGCTCTGCCCACCGGCCACTGCGGATCAGGCGGCCGAGATCGCCGCCGCCGCGCTGCTCGACACTCTGGACGCGGTCGCCGCGACCCCCGGCGTCACCCCGGTCCTCGCCGTCGGCGGGGACCTCGGCCGGGCGGCCCGCCGGGCCGACCTGCTCCGGGCGCTGCGCGGCTGGCCGATCCTCGACCAGCGCGGTGCGACCTTCGCCGACCGGCTGGTCGCCGCGCACGCCGACGTCGCCGACCGCTTCCCTGGCTCTCCGGTCCTCCAGATCGGGATGGACACCCCGCAGCTGCGGGCGCCGATGCTCGACCGGGCGGTCCGCCGGCTGGCGGGCACCGGCCTCGCGGTGCTGGGCCCGGCCGCCGACGGGGGCTGGTGGGCGCTGGGGCTGCGGGATCCGCGCCAGGCGGAGGCGCTGCTGGGAGTGCCGATGTCGCGCGGCGACACCGGGCTGCGGACCCGACGGGCGTTGCGGGCCAGCGGGCTGCGGGTGGCGAGCCTGCCGATGCTGAGCGACGTGGACACGATGGCGGACGCCGTGGCGGTCGCGGCCATCGCGCCGCACGGCCGTTTCGCCGCCGCGGTGGCGGCGGTGACCGTCCCGCTCGCCGACCCTCGCGGCCAGAACCTGGCGCTGCTCGCCCGTGGTGGAGAAACAGCGGCGCCCCGGCCGTAG
- the nrfD gene encoding NrfD/PsrC family molybdoenzyme membrane anchor subunit yields MSPDRPAVGDLFRRFRERLEADGPGRLGGPGHPGSGGHGPKVSRGEAANGSRATGPGEGVARTDSGAAEARLAPQPPRDAAPADRRTGGGRRGGGGEQLTVPPAEFISYYGRPILKPPVWKWDIAAYLFTGGIAAGSSLLAAGGQLTDRPALRRAGRVTALAAVSASTYFLIHDLGRPTRFHHMLRVAKLTSPMSTGTWILTAFGPAAGIAAVAEAAPRLPERGLFGLARRLLPPVGHAAGLAAAATAPALGTYTAVLLADTAVPSWHEAYPELPMVFAGSALASGAGVGLIAAPPAQAGPARRLAVAGAALELWGSHRVENRLGLLSEPYATGTAGRLLRAARALTVAGVAGALVGRRSRVLSALAGGALLAASACTRFGIFHGGVVSARDPKYTVVPQRERVRGHQRPAPNDSGPGAGPNGG; encoded by the coding sequence GTGAGTCCGGACCGTCCCGCCGTCGGCGACCTGTTCCGCCGCTTCCGCGAGCGGCTCGAGGCCGACGGCCCGGGCCGCCTCGGCGGGCCGGGCCACCCCGGGTCGGGCGGCCACGGGCCGAAGGTGAGTCGCGGGGAAGCGGCGAACGGCAGCCGGGCGACCGGACCCGGGGAGGGTGTGGCACGCACCGACTCCGGTGCCGCCGAGGCGCGGCTGGCACCCCAGCCGCCCCGCGACGCCGCGCCGGCGGACCGGCGGACCGGCGGCGGACGCCGGGGCGGCGGTGGGGAGCAGCTCACCGTGCCGCCGGCGGAGTTCATCTCCTACTACGGCCGGCCGATCCTCAAGCCGCCGGTCTGGAAGTGGGACATCGCGGCCTACCTGTTCACCGGTGGCATCGCCGCGGGGTCGTCGCTGCTGGCCGCCGGCGGACAGCTCACCGACCGGCCGGCGCTGCGCCGGGCCGGCCGGGTCACCGCCCTGGCGGCGGTCAGCGCCAGCACGTACTTCCTCATCCACGACCTGGGCCGGCCGACCCGGTTCCACCACATGCTGCGGGTGGCGAAGCTGACCTCGCCGATGTCGACAGGCACCTGGATCCTCACCGCGTTCGGACCGGCCGCCGGCATCGCCGCGGTGGCCGAGGCCGCGCCCCGGCTACCCGAGCGGGGCCTGTTCGGGCTGGCCCGCCGGCTGCTGCCCCCGGTCGGGCACGCCGCCGGGCTGGCCGCTGCCGCCACCGCGCCGGCGCTGGGCACCTACACCGCGGTGCTGCTCGCCGACACGGCGGTGCCGTCCTGGCACGAGGCGTACCCGGAACTGCCGATGGTCTTCGCGGGCAGCGCGCTGGCCAGCGGCGCCGGCGTCGGGTTGATCGCCGCGCCGCCGGCGCAGGCCGGCCCGGCCCGCCGCCTCGCGGTGGCCGGGGCGGCCCTGGAGCTGTGGGGCTCGCACCGGGTGGAGAACCGGCTCGGGCTGCTCAGCGAGCCCTATGCCACCGGCACCGCGGGGCGGCTGCTGCGCGCGGCGCGCGCGCTGACCGTCGCCGGGGTGGCCGGCGCGCTGGTCGGGCGGCGCAGCCGGGTGCTGTCCGCCCTGGCCGGCGGGGCGCTTCTGGCAGCCTCCGCCTGCACCCGGTTCGGCATCTTCCACGGCGGGGTCGTCTCCGCGCGGGACCCGAAGTACACCGTGGTGCCGCAGCGGGAGCGGGTGCGCGGGCACCAGCGTCCGGCACCGAACGACAGCGGGCCGGGCGCCGGCCCGAACGGGGGGTAG
- the fdh gene encoding formate dehydrogenase → MGLKTFIEGWPVYRQLTGTDPLGRGAAAQSARSAALTARTETADSMARSVCPYCAVGCGQRVYVKDGQVTQIEGDPDSPISRGRLCPKGSASKSLVTSPLRQTKVRYRPRYGTEWEDLDLDTAMDMIADRVIAARDATWEDTDDEGRLLNRTLGIASLGGATLDNEENYLIKKLFTALGALQIENQARIUHSATVPGLGTSFGRGGATVFQQDVANADVIVIQGSNMAEAHPVGFQWVMEAKRRGAKVFHVDPRFTRTSALADTYLPIRAGTDIALLGGVVRYILENELDFREYLLAYTNAATIVSDEFADTEDLDGLFSGYNPQTHAYNQRSWQYAGQEETTGYRAAHQERDTAAGLRHESHGIPVGGQVRRDETLQDPNCVYQLLKRHFARYTPEMVERVCGIPREKFLELARAWTENSGRERTGVLIYSVGWTQHSVGVQYIRTGAIIQLLLGNIGRPGGGVLALRGHASIQGSTDIPTLFNLLPGYLPMPHHAHHPTFTEWVDSIRHPGQKGFWSNARDFGASLLKAYWGDAASPENDFCYGYIPRMTGDHGTYQTVLNMIDGKVKGYFLLGQNPAVGSAHGRAQRLGLANLDWLVVRDLFMIESATFWQNSPEVETGEIVPEECRTEVFFIPAASHVEKEGTFTQTQRLLQWREKAVDPPGDSRSELWFFYHLGRIIRQKLAASDKPRDRAVRDLNWNYPTHGALAEPSAEAVLKEINGYDVATGRPLSAFTEAKDDGSTAIGCWIYTGVYADGVNQAARRKPGSEQTWVAPEWGWAWPANRRILYNRASADPQGRPWSERKKYVWWDADQGEWTGYDVPDFEKKKPPTHRPPQGTAGVAGLAGDDPFIMQGDGKGWLYVPSGLQDGPMPTHYEPAESPIRNPLYGQQANPTRKVYDNPVNSVNPSPPQPHAEVFPYVFTVSRLTEHHTAGGMSRTVPRLAELQPAMFVEISPELAGEIGLDHLGWAHLVSGRAAIEARVLVTDRLTPLRLDGRVIHQVWLPYHFGREGIVTGDSVNDLFGITLDPNVLIQESKVGTCDIRPGRRPTGPALLELVDDYRRRAGMVGGRPPIVTTDASEREVG, encoded by the coding sequence ATGGGTCTGAAGACCTTCATCGAGGGTTGGCCGGTCTACCGGCAGCTCACCGGCACCGACCCGCTCGGCCGGGGCGCGGCGGCCCAGTCGGCCCGGTCGGCGGCGCTGACCGCGCGCACGGAGACCGCGGACAGCATGGCCCGCTCGGTCTGCCCCTACTGCGCGGTGGGCTGCGGGCAGCGGGTGTACGTCAAGGACGGGCAGGTCACCCAGATCGAGGGTGACCCGGACAGCCCGATCTCGCGCGGGCGGCTCTGCCCGAAGGGCTCGGCGAGCAAGTCGCTGGTGACCAGCCCCTTGCGGCAGACCAAGGTCCGCTACCGCCCGCGGTACGGCACCGAGTGGGAGGACCTCGACCTCGACACGGCGATGGACATGATCGCCGACCGGGTGATCGCGGCGCGCGACGCCACCTGGGAGGACACCGACGACGAGGGACGGCTGTTGAACCGCACCCTCGGCATCGCCAGCCTCGGTGGCGCCACGCTGGACAACGAAGAGAACTACCTCATCAAGAAGCTCTTCACCGCGCTCGGCGCCCTACAGATCGAGAACCAGGCGCGGATTTGACACTCCGCCACCGTCCCCGGTCTGGGGACCAGCTTCGGTCGCGGTGGCGCGACGGTCTTCCAGCAGGATGTCGCCAACGCTGACGTCATCGTCATCCAGGGCTCGAACATGGCCGAGGCCCATCCGGTGGGTTTCCAGTGGGTGATGGAGGCCAAGCGGCGGGGGGCGAAGGTATTCCACGTCGACCCCCGGTTCACCCGCACCAGCGCGCTGGCGGACACCTACCTGCCGATCCGGGCGGGCACGGACATCGCGCTGCTCGGTGGTGTGGTGCGCTACATCCTGGAGAACGAGCTCGACTTCCGGGAGTACCTGCTGGCCTACACTAACGCGGCGACCATCGTGAGCGACGAGTTCGCCGACACCGAGGACCTGGATGGTCTCTTCTCCGGCTACAACCCACAGACGCACGCGTACAACCAGCGAAGCTGGCAGTATGCGGGCCAGGAGGAGACCACCGGCTACCGCGCCGCCCACCAGGAGCGGGACACCGCGGCCGGCCTGCGGCACGAGTCGCACGGCATTCCGGTCGGCGGCCAGGTGCGGCGGGACGAGACGTTGCAGGATCCGAACTGCGTCTACCAGCTCCTCAAGCGCCACTTCGCGCGATACACCCCGGAGATGGTGGAACGGGTCTGCGGCATCCCGCGGGAGAAGTTCCTCGAGCTTGCCCGGGCGTGGACGGAGAACTCCGGCCGGGAGCGCACCGGCGTGTTGATCTACTCGGTGGGGTGGACCCAGCACAGCGTGGGGGTGCAGTACATCCGCACCGGGGCGATCATCCAGCTGCTGCTGGGGAACATCGGCCGGCCGGGCGGCGGGGTGCTGGCCCTGCGCGGGCATGCCAGCATCCAGGGCTCCACCGACATCCCGACGCTGTTCAACCTGCTGCCGGGCTACCTGCCGATGCCGCATCACGCCCACCACCCGACCTTCACCGAGTGGGTGGACAGCATCCGGCACCCGGGCCAGAAGGGCTTCTGGTCCAACGCCCGGGACTTCGGGGCCAGCCTGCTGAAGGCGTACTGGGGCGACGCGGCCAGCCCGGAGAACGACTTCTGCTACGGCTACATACCGCGGATGACCGGCGATCACGGGACGTACCAGACGGTGCTGAACATGATCGACGGCAAGGTGAAGGGCTACTTCCTGCTCGGCCAGAACCCGGCGGTCGGTTCGGCGCACGGCAGGGCCCAGCGGCTGGGCTTGGCGAACCTGGACTGGCTGGTGGTCCGGGACCTGTTCATGATCGAGAGCGCGACGTTCTGGCAGAACAGCCCGGAGGTGGAGACCGGCGAGATCGTGCCGGAGGAGTGCCGCACTGAGGTGTTCTTCATCCCGGCGGCCTCGCACGTGGAGAAGGAGGGCACCTTCACCCAGACCCAGCGGCTGCTGCAGTGGCGGGAGAAGGCGGTCGACCCGCCGGGTGACAGCCGCTCCGAGCTGTGGTTCTTCTACCACCTGGGGCGGATCATCCGGCAGAAGCTGGCCGCCTCGGACAAGCCGCGTGACCGCGCGGTGCGTGACCTCAACTGGAACTACCCCACGCACGGCGCCCTTGCGGAGCCGAGCGCGGAGGCGGTGCTGAAGGAGATCAACGGGTACGACGTGGCGACCGGCCGCCCGCTGTCCGCGTTCACCGAGGCCAAGGACGACGGCTCCACCGCGATCGGCTGCTGGATCTACACTGGGGTGTACGCCGACGGGGTCAACCAGGCCGCCCGCCGCAAGCCCGGCTCGGAGCAGACCTGGGTGGCCCCGGAGTGGGGCTGGGCCTGGCCGGCCAACCGGCGCATCCTCTACAACCGCGCCTCCGCAGACCCGCAGGGACGGCCCTGGAGCGAACGCAAGAAGTACGTCTGGTGGGACGCCGACCAGGGCGAGTGGACCGGCTACGACGTGCCGGACTTTGAGAAGAAGAAGCCGCCGACGCACCGGCCGCCGCAGGGCACCGCCGGCGTGGCGGGGCTCGCCGGTGACGACCCGTTCATCATGCAGGGCGACGGCAAGGGCTGGCTGTACGTGCCGAGCGGCCTGCAGGACGGGCCGATGCCCACGCACTACGAGCCGGCCGAGTCGCCGATCCGCAACCCGCTGTACGGGCAACAGGCCAACCCGACCCGCAAGGTCTACGACAACCCGGTGAACTCGGTGAACCCGAGCCCGCCGCAGCCGCACGCCGAGGTCTTCCCGTACGTGTTCACGGTCAGCCGGCTCACCGAGCACCACACCGCCGGCGGCATGAGCCGCACGGTGCCGCGTCTGGCCGAGCTGCAACCGGCGATGTTCGTCGAGATCTCCCCGGAGCTGGCCGGCGAGATCGGCCTGGACCATCTCGGCTGGGCCCACCTGGTCAGCGGTCGGGCCGCGATCGAGGCGCGCGTTCTGGTCACCGATCGGCTGACCCCGCTGCGGCTCGACGGCCGGGTGATCCACCAGGTGTGGCTGCCGTACCACTTCGGTCGGGAAGGGATCGTCACCGGTGACTCGGTCAACGACCTGTTCGGCATCACCCTGGACCCGAACGTGCTGATCCAGGAGAGCAAGGTCGGCACGTGTGACATCCGGCCCGGCCGGCGCCCGACCGGGCCGGCCCTGCTCGAGCTGGTGGACGACTACCGGCGCCGCGCGGGGATGGTCGGGGGCCGCCCGCCCATCGTCACCACCGACGCGTCGGAGCGGGAGGTCGGATGA